One region of Vicinamibacterales bacterium genomic DNA includes:
- a CDS encoding radical SAM protein → MPAATDRGLFGDPEPPTTRDVARLVKTGGIAALPDAVVRADAATYQHVRCRSALNRARGMPFFKWTLNPYRGCTHGCHYCFARKYQSHLELGAGDEFASVIFVKANVADVLRRELSAWSRPPEQVAIGTATDPYQPIEGTYGITRRCLEALRDHPLPFGIVTKGPMVVRDADLLTDLSRVTTCSVHVSVPSMDHDAWQRLEPGTAPPLQRLRAVRTLVDAGIRCGVMMAPLVPGVTTKPALVEATIKAAADHGASSIGAMVLHLEGGARAHFLRVLAAEYPHLVDGYERLFAGKYAPASYTDEIARVVGLLKARPASRAGGASDRRRRPSCPAQARLHFLPARPPARAGDG, encoded by the coding sequence ATGCCCGCCGCCACGGACCGCGGCCTGTTCGGGGATCCAGAGCCTCCGACGACGCGGGACGTCGCGCGGCTCGTCAAGACCGGCGGAATCGCCGCGCTGCCGGATGCCGTCGTCCGGGCCGACGCCGCCACTTACCAGCACGTCCGCTGCCGCTCCGCGCTGAACCGCGCGCGGGGCATGCCGTTCTTCAAGTGGACGCTGAATCCGTATCGCGGCTGCACGCATGGCTGCCACTACTGCTTCGCCAGGAAGTACCAATCGCATCTGGAACTCGGCGCCGGCGACGAGTTCGCCAGCGTGATCTTCGTGAAGGCGAACGTGGCTGACGTGCTGCGGCGCGAGCTGTCGGCCTGGTCGAGGCCTCCGGAGCAGGTCGCGATCGGCACGGCCACGGATCCCTACCAGCCGATCGAGGGCACCTACGGCATCACGCGCCGCTGCCTCGAGGCCCTCCGCGATCATCCGCTGCCCTTCGGCATCGTCACCAAGGGCCCGATGGTGGTGCGCGACGCGGACCTGCTCACGGATCTCTCGCGCGTGACGACGTGCAGCGTGCACGTGAGCGTGCCGTCGATGGATCACGACGCCTGGCAGCGCCTGGAGCCAGGCACCGCGCCGCCGCTCCAGCGGCTCCGGGCCGTGCGCACGCTCGTCGATGCCGGAATCCGATGCGGCGTGATGATGGCGCCGCTGGTGCCCGGCGTCACGACGAAGCCGGCGCTCGTCGAGGCCACTATCAAGGCGGCCGCGGACCATGGGGCCTCGTCAATCGGCGCGATGGTGCTGCACCTCGAGGGCGGCGCTCGGGCGCACTTCCTGCGGGTGCTCGCGGCCGAGTATCCCCATCTGGTGGATGGCTACGAGCGGCTGTTCGCCGGGAAGTACGCGCCGGCGTCCTACACCGACGAGATCGCGCGCGTCGTCGGGTTGCTCAAGGCCCGGCCGGCATCGCGGGCCGGCGGCGCGAGCGACCGGCGCCGGCGCCCCTCGTGCCCCGCCCAGGCCCGCTTGCACTTCCTGCCGGCGCGGCCACCGGCCAGGGCCGGCGACGGCTAG